One segment of Aggregicoccus sp. 17bor-14 DNA contains the following:
- a CDS encoding cysteine dioxygenase family protein, giving the protein MTLEALLARLRDRLQPSSPDAGTVAVSAPELDSELAGVRIEVESLGPYLFFRPGHYTRNLVYRDDAFELVLNCWDAGAVSPVHEHAGQECWFSIQAGAFLLENFPLLAGGRVPGHARLGPPECVGPVGVGHVDHRTPSASVHRVRALDGPAVSLHVYARPIDSCLVFDLARQRCHLRQLRYDSVFGRVVRPLPERPQGVDARH; this is encoded by the coding sequence ATGACCCTGGAAGCCCTGCTGGCGCGCCTGCGCGACCGGCTGCAGCCCTCGTCCCCGGACGCGGGGACGGTGGCCGTGTCCGCACCGGAGCTCGATTCGGAGCTCGCCGGCGTGCGCATCGAGGTCGAGAGCCTCGGGCCCTACCTCTTCTTCCGCCCCGGGCACTACACGCGCAACCTCGTCTACCGGGACGACGCCTTCGAGCTGGTGCTCAACTGCTGGGACGCCGGGGCGGTGAGCCCCGTGCACGAGCACGCGGGGCAGGAGTGCTGGTTCTCCATCCAGGCCGGCGCCTTCCTCCTGGAGAACTTCCCGCTGCTCGCGGGCGGGCGGGTGCCGGGGCACGCGCGGCTGGGTCCGCCCGAGTGCGTGGGTCCGGTGGGCGTGGGCCACGTGGACCACCGCACCCCGAGCGCCTCGGTGCACCGGGTGCGCGCACTGGACGGCCCCGCGGTGAGCCTCCACGTCTACGCGCGGCCCATCGACAGCTGCCTCGTGTTCGACCTCGCGCGCCAGCGCTGTCACCTGCGCCAGCTGCGCTACGACTCCGTGTTCGGCCGCGTGGTGCGCCCGCTGCCCGAGCGGCCCCAGGGTGTGGACGCGCGGCACTAG
- a CDS encoding general secretion pathway protein GspE, protein MKRRLGDILVAQGALDPLQLQAALAYQRTWGVPLGQVVVDQRFCSAGQVLQALATQTGLPAVDLDAQPLDPALGRLVPLKVAEAHRVVPLRVEGPRDTVLVVAIAAPATLTSLDAVKSVSGKGRVTPHLATDAAIQRAIQRIFHPEEAAPASAVPMTPISLPEAEADMPFEVESWAATVNTPVHGMDVRALRQPGTPGGPPAARPSGVTPTPFRPPAPAPAAPRPAPGATPLPFRPEPAAHRPAPGATPLPFRPEQGTAVRPPAGATPPPLPSARRPTGSFPAVTSAGAAPAHEGASANRASAAPPSAAASRAPLAHEPPASAAAPPAPAARPSGVHAAVPSVAPTGVRVLFYGWGTEATAGLLRALAAEGLPMQVASTADVLAADARTVVIAPLPAMEGVGQRVRAQLIVAGKAPEVDLVRAQALGAKGFLAAPLDADLLLRAVRRLRKALEEEAAKG, encoded by the coding sequence ATGAAGCGGCGACTGGGTGACATCCTCGTGGCGCAGGGAGCGCTCGATCCGCTGCAGCTGCAGGCGGCGCTCGCGTACCAGCGCACGTGGGGGGTTCCCCTCGGTCAGGTGGTGGTGGACCAGCGCTTCTGCTCCGCCGGCCAGGTGCTGCAGGCGCTCGCCACCCAGACGGGGCTGCCCGCCGTGGACCTGGACGCACAGCCCCTGGACCCGGCGCTCGGGCGGCTCGTGCCGCTGAAGGTGGCCGAGGCCCACCGCGTCGTCCCGCTGCGCGTGGAGGGCCCGCGCGACACCGTGCTCGTGGTGGCCATCGCCGCCCCGGCCACCCTCACCTCGCTGGACGCGGTGAAGAGCGTGTCGGGCAAGGGGCGCGTGACGCCGCACCTCGCCACGGACGCCGCCATCCAGCGGGCCATCCAGCGCATCTTCCACCCCGAGGAGGCGGCTCCGGCGAGCGCCGTGCCGATGACGCCCATCAGCCTCCCCGAGGCCGAGGCGGACATGCCCTTCGAGGTGGAGTCCTGGGCCGCGACGGTGAACACCCCCGTGCACGGCATGGACGTGCGCGCGCTGCGCCAGCCCGGCACCCCCGGCGGCCCGCCCGCGGCGCGCCCCTCGGGGGTCACCCCCACGCCCTTCCGCCCACCCGCTCCGGCCCCTGCCGCCCCGCGCCCGGCCCCCGGCGCGACGCCGCTCCCCTTCCGCCCCGAGCCCGCCGCCCACCGCCCCGCGCCCGGCGCGACGCCGCTCCCCTTCCGCCCCGAGCAGGGCACAGCCGTCCGCCCACCCGCGGGCGCCACCCCGCCGCCCCTGCCCAGCGCACGCCGCCCCACCGGCTCCTTCCCGGCCGTGACGAGCGCTGGCGCCGCGCCGGCGCACGAGGGCGCTTCGGCGAACCGCGCCTCCGCCGCCCCACCCTCCGCCGCCGCGAGCCGCGCTCCGCTGGCGCACGAGCCCCCTGCATCCGCGGCGGCCCCGCCCGCCCCTGCGGCCCGCCCCAGCGGGGTCCATGCCGCGGTCCCCTCGGTCGCGCCCACCGGCGTGCGCGTCCTCTTCTACGGCTGGGGCACCGAGGCGACGGCGGGGCTGCTGCGCGCGCTCGCGGCCGAGGGCCTGCCGATGCAGGTGGCGAGCACCGCGGACGTGCTCGCCGCGGACGCGCGCACCGTCGTCATCGCCCCGCTGCCGGCGATGGAGGGTGTGGGCCAGCGCGTGCGCGCCCAGCTCATCGTGGCGGGCAAGGCACCCGAGGTGGACCTCGTGCGCGCCCAGGCGCTCGGGGCGAAGGGCTTCCTCGCCGCGCCGCTCGATGCGGACCTGCTGCTGCGCGCGGTGCGCCGGCTGCGCAAGGCGCTCGAGGAAGAGGCCGCGAAGGGCTGA
- a CDS encoding pitrilysin family protein — protein MLTRLALALLLVAFSSQAAGPAPAPAASAAPPPAAAAPALPAPVASVEGIREYRLANGMRVLLFPDPTKATVTVNVTYFVGSKHEGYGETGMAHLLEHLLFKGTPTTPDVPQALTERGARPNGTTWLDRTNYFETLPASEANLQWALGFEADRMVNSFVRASDLASEMTVVRNELERGENDPHGVLFERMMSSAFLWHNYGKSTIGARADLEHVPIERLQAFYRTYYQPDNAMLVVAGRFEPQRALELAQATFGKLPRPKRALPHSYTEEPVQDGEREVTLRRVGEVGLVGAVYHVPEGAHPDFAAIDVLTEIMGSAPSGRLYKALVETKKAASAGAFNYQLQDPGVLAFSAELRAGAPLAPARAALLETVEGAAKAPFTAEEVSRAKTTLLKGIELTLNNSERAAILMSEWAAIGDWRMLFLHRDRIEAVKPEDVTRVAQDYLKQSNRTLGEFVPTPKPDRAPQPPHVDVAKMLEGYKGRAEVAQGEAFDPSPASVEARVKRSQLPGGLKLALLSKRTRGQMVNVQLSLHFGTLEAVKGKSDAADYAGAMLMRGTQKHSRQELKDLFDKLKARVGVGGGALGASAFIETTRENLPAVLRLVAEVLQQPAFDPKEFGELQQAWLASAESQRSEPDAQGYTAYRRTLLPYPKGHPFYVPTLQENIDNLQRTPLAEARAFYKEFYGADHAELAAVGDFDEKALAQLAGELFGRWKSPRPYVRVPGEFKDVPAQTKVLETPDKANAVFLAGQNLRLRDDDPDYPALVLGNFLLGGGFLNSRLATRVRQKEGLSYGVSSSLTASALDPVGAFFTNAIYAPENAQRLETAVREELQRVLDAGFTKEELEKGRAGLLEYRQSGRAQDAGLARQLSGYLFLGRTLQWDAELERRIAQLTPKDVQEALRRHIDPAKLTVVRAGDFAGAKARSAEGTPVPAAGRK, from the coding sequence ATGCTCACCCGCCTCGCGCTCGCCCTCCTCCTCGTCGCCTTCAGCAGCCAGGCAGCCGGCCCTGCCCCGGCGCCCGCCGCCTCCGCCGCGCCGCCCCCCGCCGCTGCGGCCCCGGCGCTGCCCGCGCCCGTGGCCAGCGTGGAGGGCATCCGCGAGTACCGGCTCGCGAACGGGATGCGCGTGCTGCTCTTTCCCGACCCCACCAAGGCCACCGTCACGGTGAACGTGACCTACTTCGTGGGCAGCAAGCACGAGGGCTACGGCGAGACGGGCATGGCGCACCTGCTCGAGCACCTGCTCTTCAAGGGCACGCCCACCACGCCCGACGTGCCCCAGGCGCTCACCGAGCGCGGCGCGCGCCCCAACGGCACCACCTGGCTGGACCGCACCAACTACTTCGAGACCCTGCCCGCCTCCGAGGCCAACCTCCAGTGGGCGCTCGGGTTCGAAGCGGACCGGATGGTGAACAGCTTCGTGCGCGCCTCCGACCTCGCGAGCGAGATGACCGTGGTGCGCAACGAGCTGGAGCGCGGCGAGAACGACCCGCACGGCGTGCTCTTCGAGCGGATGATGAGCAGCGCCTTCCTCTGGCACAACTACGGCAAGAGCACGATCGGCGCGCGCGCGGACCTGGAGCACGTGCCCATCGAGCGGCTGCAGGCCTTCTACCGGACCTACTACCAGCCGGACAACGCGATGCTCGTGGTGGCCGGGCGCTTCGAGCCGCAGCGCGCGCTCGAGCTCGCGCAGGCCACCTTCGGCAAGCTGCCCCGCCCCAAGCGCGCCCTGCCCCACAGCTACACCGAGGAGCCGGTGCAGGACGGCGAGCGCGAGGTGACCCTGCGGCGCGTGGGCGAGGTGGGGCTCGTGGGCGCCGTCTACCACGTGCCCGAGGGCGCCCACCCGGACTTCGCCGCCATCGACGTGCTCACGGAGATCATGGGCTCGGCGCCCAGCGGCCGCCTCTACAAGGCGCTGGTGGAGACGAAGAAGGCGGCGAGCGCGGGCGCCTTCAACTACCAGCTGCAGGACCCCGGCGTGCTCGCCTTCAGCGCGGAGCTGCGCGCGGGCGCCCCGCTCGCCCCCGCGCGCGCGGCGCTGCTCGAGACCGTGGAGGGCGCGGCGAAGGCGCCCTTCACCGCCGAGGAGGTCTCGCGTGCGAAGACCACGCTGCTCAAGGGCATCGAGCTCACGCTCAACAACTCCGAGCGCGCCGCCATCCTCATGTCCGAGTGGGCGGCGATCGGCGACTGGCGCATGCTCTTCCTGCACCGCGACCGCATCGAGGCCGTGAAGCCCGAGGACGTGACGCGCGTGGCGCAGGACTACCTGAAGCAGAGCAACCGCACCCTGGGCGAGTTCGTGCCCACGCCGAAGCCCGACCGCGCGCCGCAGCCCCCGCACGTGGACGTGGCGAAGATGCTCGAGGGCTACAAGGGCCGCGCCGAGGTCGCGCAGGGCGAGGCCTTCGATCCCAGCCCCGCGAGCGTGGAGGCGCGCGTGAAGCGCTCGCAGCTGCCCGGCGGGCTCAAGCTCGCGCTGCTCAGCAAGAGGACGCGCGGCCAGATGGTGAACGTGCAGCTGTCCCTGCACTTCGGCACCCTGGAGGCGGTGAAGGGCAAGAGCGACGCGGCCGACTACGCCGGTGCCATGCTCATGCGCGGCACGCAGAAGCACAGCCGCCAGGAGCTCAAGGATCTCTTCGACAAGCTCAAGGCGCGCGTGGGCGTGGGCGGCGGCGCGCTCGGCGCGAGCGCCTTCATCGAGACCACCCGCGAGAACCTCCCCGCCGTGCTGCGCCTGGTGGCCGAGGTGCTGCAGCAGCCCGCCTTCGACCCCAAGGAGTTCGGCGAGCTGCAGCAGGCCTGGCTCGCCTCCGCCGAGTCCCAGCGCTCGGAGCCGGATGCGCAGGGCTACACCGCCTACCGCCGCACCCTGCTGCCCTACCCCAAGGGCCACCCCTTCTACGTGCCCACCCTGCAGGAGAACATCGACAACCTGCAGCGCACCCCGCTCGCCGAGGCGCGCGCCTTCTACAAGGAGTTCTACGGCGCGGACCACGCCGAGCTCGCCGCCGTGGGCGACTTCGACGAGAAGGCGCTCGCGCAGCTCGCCGGCGAGCTCTTCGGCCGCTGGAAGAGCCCGCGTCCCTACGTGCGCGTGCCCGGCGAGTTCAAGGACGTGCCCGCGCAGACGAAGGTGCTGGAGACGCCGGACAAGGCGAACGCCGTGTTCCTCGCGGGCCAGAACCTGCGCCTGCGCGACGACGACCCGGACTACCCCGCGCTCGTGCTGGGCAACTTCCTGCTCGGCGGCGGCTTCCTCAACTCGCGCCTCGCCACCCGCGTGCGCCAGAAGGAGGGCCTGAGCTACGGGGTGAGCAGCTCCCTGACCGCGAGCGCGCTGGACCCCGTGGGCGCCTTCTTCACCAACGCCATCTACGCCCCCGAGAACGCCCAGCGCCTGGAGACCGCCGTGCGCGAGGAGCTGCAGCGCGTGCTCGACGCGGGCTTCACGAAGGAGGAGCTGGAGAAGGGGCGCGCGGGGCTGCTCGAGTACCGCCAGTCGGGCCGCGCCCAGGACGCAGGGCTCGCGCGCCAGCTGAGCGGCTACCTGTTCCTCGGACGCACGCTGCAGTGGGACGCGGAGCTGGAGCGGAGGATCGCGCAGCTCACCCCCAAGGACGTGCAGGAGGCGCTGCGCCGGCACATCGACCCCGCGAAGCTCACCGTCGTGCGGGCGGGGGACTTTGCCGGGGCCAAGGCGCGCAGCGCCGAGGGGACGCCGGTGCCGGCGGCGGGGCGGAAGTAG
- the sppA gene encoding signal peptide peptidase SppA yields the protein MKRFLIGLLAAIGVLSLLLFFGLIALVFVGASRKPTVPSATVLELQIEAPLPESAPEGDLASAFGGSKTTVRDVVDALEKGAKDGRVKALVVRISGSPGSFAAVQELRDAVKAFRKSGKKAVAYADTFGEFSGANGAYYLASAFDEVYVQQSGDIGLVGLSQETPFAREAFDKLGIQPQISKRYEYKNAPNTYTEKGYTAPHREATEKYLGSLQGQMLRGIAEDRKLTVEGVQALVDRAPLMASEALQAKLVDGLAYRDEVIEKVKKAAGHDAELLYLSKYLKRAGRPHESGRDKVALVYGVGGVERGKSHGNPLSGDGSMGADTVAGALRKAIEDDAVKAIVFRVDSPGGSYVASDTIRREVQRAKEAGKPVIVSMGGLAASGGYLVSMDATRIVAQPGTLTGSIGVFGGKFVTAGLWEKLGVNWDTIALGKMATLTSSDAPYTPEQQARIEAMMDRIYLDFTTRAAAGRKLPLEKLQAIARGRVWTGEDAKALGLVDALGGLPTALKLAKEEAKLAADKEVRVELFPRTKSPGELIAELLGGGQEDNSDEEVGEASVSLQPLRQSARTLSRLAQQLGVGTQQEQHVLAPIADPMN from the coding sequence ATGAAGCGCTTCCTCATCGGCCTGCTCGCCGCCATCGGCGTGCTCAGCCTGCTCCTCTTCTTCGGCCTGATCGCGCTGGTGTTCGTGGGCGCCTCGCGCAAGCCCACGGTGCCCTCGGCCACGGTGCTCGAGCTGCAGATCGAAGCGCCCCTGCCGGAGAGCGCGCCGGAGGGGGACCTGGCCTCCGCGTTCGGCGGGAGCAAGACCACGGTGCGCGACGTGGTGGACGCACTGGAGAAGGGCGCGAAGGACGGGCGGGTGAAGGCGCTGGTGGTGCGCATCAGCGGCAGCCCGGGCTCCTTCGCGGCGGTGCAGGAGCTGCGCGACGCGGTGAAGGCCTTCCGCAAGAGCGGCAAGAAGGCGGTGGCGTACGCGGACACCTTCGGGGAGTTCAGCGGCGCGAACGGCGCGTACTACCTGGCGAGCGCCTTCGACGAGGTCTACGTGCAGCAGAGCGGGGACATCGGGCTGGTGGGGCTCTCGCAGGAGACGCCCTTCGCGCGCGAGGCCTTCGACAAGCTCGGCATCCAGCCGCAGATCTCCAAGCGCTACGAGTACAAGAACGCGCCCAACACCTACACGGAGAAGGGCTACACGGCGCCGCACCGCGAGGCGACGGAGAAGTACCTGGGCAGCCTGCAGGGACAGATGCTCCGGGGCATCGCCGAGGACCGCAAGCTCACGGTGGAGGGCGTGCAGGCGCTGGTGGACCGCGCGCCCCTGATGGCGAGCGAGGCACTGCAGGCGAAGCTGGTGGACGGGCTCGCGTACCGCGACGAGGTGATCGAGAAGGTGAAGAAGGCGGCGGGCCACGACGCGGAGCTGCTCTACCTGAGCAAGTACCTCAAGCGCGCGGGGCGCCCGCACGAGTCGGGCCGCGACAAGGTGGCGCTGGTGTACGGGGTGGGCGGGGTGGAGCGCGGCAAGAGCCACGGCAACCCGCTCTCCGGTGACGGCAGCATGGGCGCGGACACGGTGGCCGGGGCGCTGCGCAAGGCGATCGAGGACGACGCGGTGAAGGCGATCGTGTTCCGGGTGGACAGCCCGGGCGGCTCCTACGTGGCGAGCGACACCATCCGCCGCGAGGTGCAGCGCGCGAAGGAGGCGGGCAAGCCGGTCATCGTGAGCATGGGCGGCCTCGCGGCGAGCGGCGGCTACCTGGTGTCCATGGACGCGACCCGCATCGTGGCGCAGCCGGGCACGCTCACCGGGAGCATCGGCGTGTTCGGCGGCAAGTTCGTGACGGCCGGGCTGTGGGAGAAGCTGGGCGTGAACTGGGACACCATCGCGCTGGGGAAGATGGCCACGCTGACCAGCTCGGACGCGCCGTACACGCCCGAGCAGCAGGCGCGCATCGAGGCGATGATGGACCGCATCTACCTGGACTTCACCACGCGCGCGGCCGCCGGGCGCAAGCTGCCGCTCGAGAAGCTGCAGGCGATTGCCCGCGGGCGCGTGTGGACGGGCGAGGACGCGAAGGCGCTGGGCCTGGTGGACGCGCTGGGCGGCCTGCCCACCGCGCTGAAGCTCGCCAAGGAGGAGGCGAAGCTGGCCGCGGACAAGGAGGTCCGCGTGGAGCTGTTCCCGCGCACCAAGAGCCCGGGCGAGCTGATCGCCGAGCTGCTCGGCGGCGGCCAGGAGGACAACAGCGACGAGGAGGTGGGCGAGGCGAGCGTCTCGCTCCAGCCGCTGCGCCAGAGCGCGCGCACCCTCTCGCGCCTCGCGCAGCAGCTGGGCGTGGGCACGCAGCAGGAGCAGCACGTGCTCGCGCCCATTGCGGACCCGATGAACTAG
- a CDS encoding Uma2 family endonuclease, whose translation MDVKTKKPATYADIEALPVGWVGEIVEDGLFATPRPAFGHARVASMLGGELSGPFDRGRNGPGGWWILDEPELHLGRDILVPDLAGWRRDRMVKPPAPSEPFVTLAPDWVCEVLSPSIALHDRGRKLTAYAREGVAHAWLIDPLERSLEVFRHSPEGWVLRGVFGRDEVCRPEPFDAVPLELAVLWLPQEG comes from the coding sequence ATGGACGTGAAGACGAAGAAGCCGGCGACGTACGCGGACATCGAGGCGCTGCCCGTCGGCTGGGTGGGAGAGATCGTCGAGGACGGGCTGTTCGCCACGCCGCGCCCGGCGTTCGGGCACGCGCGCGTCGCGTCCATGTTGGGCGGGGAGTTGAGCGGGCCCTTCGACCGCGGGCGCAACGGCCCCGGCGGCTGGTGGATCCTGGACGAGCCCGAGCTGCACCTGGGCCGCGACATCCTCGTGCCCGACCTCGCGGGCTGGCGGCGCGACCGGATGGTGAAGCCGCCTGCGCCGAGCGAGCCCTTCGTCACGCTCGCGCCCGACTGGGTGTGCGAGGTGCTCTCGCCCTCCATCGCGCTGCACGACCGCGGGCGCAAACTCACGGCCTATGCGCGCGAGGGTGTCGCGCACGCGTGGCTCATCGATCCGCTCGAGCGCTCGCTGGAGGTGTTCCGCCACTCGCCCGAGGGTTGGGTGCTGCGCGGCGTGTTCGGACGCGACGAGGTGTGCCGGCCCGAGCCCTTCGACGCCGTGCCCCTCGAGCTCGCGGTGCTCTGGCTCCCGCAGGAGGGCTAG
- a CDS encoding PQQ-binding-like beta-propeller repeat protein, whose product MHALGALLALGLLAAGCGGTEGGGGLATTRLQASAAALRFEPAFVGQRREGMVRVLNAGERPLRVTFRSDSPAFTAPEPLELPSLGYREVQVQFAPEAVGLFAGRLRVEGEGGEAVEVELEGRAAPAPRCEALGPCRTAHLDVEAGVCTHALAPDGTACGANACAGVCAAGTCVTDSGELSAAWRYAQPEGKKLNFPGLVDAEGNVYWFEYVRLSAGADCELVSASRQGLPRYRVALGKGDCASTAQGTLLVSGDDVVLGVNGPPEWRRREDGSLRWRPELADTLGFALGVPGSALQGTAVWGLAARSNGDVYALVHTATQQAPASLLLRLQPAQRAVHVLTRFEQGYAPTRLLLDEGGWVYVGDEALHELRALDAQGNLRWRAPQVGTPRAAWGVRVWTDGGQVLDAQTGALLYGSRGAAWMPSPVGGDALAFAWTNATEGRTQLSALDVRTGLPRWSVVTPQPSRALYTARGSVLLPVRPGDGRSELREVSAEGQTLQAPALCEQETVQGDWALHAGRVFALATAPGGTPQVRAYDLPQRVEPAERGWAVERGTVTRASTAR is encoded by the coding sequence GTGCACGCGCTGGGTGCGCTGCTGGCGCTGGGGCTGCTCGCGGCGGGCTGCGGGGGGACGGAGGGGGGCGGGGGGCTCGCCACGACGCGGCTGCAGGCGAGCGCCGCGGCCCTGCGCTTCGAGCCGGCCTTCGTGGGGCAGCGGCGCGAGGGCATGGTGCGGGTGCTCAACGCGGGAGAGCGCCCACTGCGGGTGACCTTCCGCTCCGACTCCCCGGCCTTCACGGCGCCCGAGCCCCTGGAGCTGCCGTCGCTCGGCTACCGCGAGGTGCAGGTGCAGTTCGCGCCGGAGGCGGTAGGGCTCTTCGCGGGGCGGCTGCGCGTGGAGGGCGAGGGCGGCGAGGCCGTGGAGGTGGAGCTCGAGGGGCGCGCAGCCCCGGCGCCCCGCTGCGAGGCGCTGGGCCCCTGCCGCACGGCGCACCTGGATGTGGAGGCGGGCGTGTGCACGCACGCGCTGGCGCCGGACGGAACGGCGTGCGGGGCGAACGCGTGCGCGGGGGTCTGCGCGGCGGGCACCTGCGTGACGGACAGCGGCGAGCTGAGCGCTGCGTGGCGCTACGCGCAGCCAGAGGGCAAGAAGCTGAACTTCCCCGGGCTCGTGGACGCCGAGGGCAACGTGTACTGGTTCGAGTACGTGCGCCTCAGCGCGGGCGCGGACTGCGAGCTGGTGTCGGCGAGCCGGCAGGGGCTGCCGCGCTACCGGGTGGCGCTGGGCAAGGGCGACTGCGCGAGCACCGCACAGGGCACGCTGCTGGTGTCCGGTGACGACGTGGTGCTCGGCGTAAACGGTCCGCCAGAGTGGCGCAGGCGGGAGGACGGCAGCCTGCGCTGGCGCCCGGAGCTGGCGGATACGCTGGGGTTTGCCCTCGGGGTCCCGGGCAGCGCGCTGCAGGGCACGGCGGTGTGGGGGCTCGCGGCGCGCAGCAACGGGGACGTCTACGCCCTGGTGCACACCGCGACCCAGCAAGCCCCCGCCTCACTGCTGCTGCGGCTGCAGCCCGCGCAGCGCGCGGTGCACGTGCTGACGCGCTTCGAGCAGGGCTACGCCCCCACCCGCCTGCTGCTGGACGAGGGGGGCTGGGTGTACGTGGGAGACGAGGCGCTGCACGAGCTGCGCGCGCTGGATGCGCAGGGCAACCTGCGCTGGCGCGCCCCGCAGGTGGGCACCCCCCGCGCGGCGTGGGGCGTGCGGGTGTGGACCGACGGGGGCCAGGTGCTGGACGCGCAGACGGGCGCGCTGCTCTATGGCAGTCGCGGAGCGGCCTGGATGCCCAGCCCGGTGGGCGGCGATGCGCTGGCCTTCGCCTGGACGAACGCGACGGAGGGCCGCACGCAGCTCTCGGCGCTGGACGTGCGCACGGGGCTGCCCCGCTGGAGCGTGGTGACGCCGCAGCCGAGCCGCGCGCTGTACACCGCGCGCGGCAGCGTGCTCCTGCCCGTGCGCCCGGGCGACGGCAGGAGTGAGCTGCGGGAGGTGTCGGCGGAGGGGCAGACGCTGCAGGCGCCCGCACTGTGTGAGCAGGAGACGGTGCAGGGGGACTGGGCGCTGCACGCGGGGCGCGTCTTCGCGCTCGCCACCGCGCCCGGCGGCACGCCGCAGGTGCGCGCCTACGACCTGCCGCAGCGGGTGGAGCCCGCCGAGCGCGGCTGGGCGGTGGAGCGGGGCACGGTCACCCGCGCGAGCACCGCGCGCTGA
- a CDS encoding VWA domain-containing protein → MSRVRPALLSALVFLAAPALAAAPTPPVRVGEPSPEAAAAAPRVQIALLLDTSGSMDGLIHQAREQLWKVVNTFAHARREGVRPTLEIALYEYGNDSLSAEGGYIRQVLPFTRDLDRVSEALFGLTTNGGSEYCGQVIQRATQQLAWSTRKGDLKLLYIAGNEPFSQGPVAWKTAVAAAKEHGVRVNTLHCGDADEGARTGWKEAALAGGGRYLAFDHTRAVAQVAAPQDAEIAQLGEALNRTYVGYGAQAPAAAARQGMQDANAKSASPSAAAERAVSKASGAYDNSSWDLVDRKRKGESVAAAAPVAQLPAELRALSEPEREAYVEKKSKEREQLQQRIAKLAAERQAFLAAEEKKSAAAGAATLDSAVLQSAKAEAAEEGYAF, encoded by the coding sequence ATGTCCCGCGTCCGCCCTGCCCTGCTCTCTGCCCTGGTGTTCCTCGCCGCTCCCGCGCTCGCCGCTGCGCCCACGCCTCCGGTGCGCGTGGGAGAGCCTTCCCCGGAGGCCGCGGCCGCGGCGCCGCGGGTGCAGATCGCCCTGCTGCTGGACACCTCCGGCAGCATGGACGGGCTCATCCACCAGGCGCGCGAGCAGCTGTGGAAGGTGGTCAATACCTTCGCCCACGCGCGGCGCGAGGGCGTGCGGCCCACGCTGGAGATCGCGCTCTACGAGTACGGCAACGACTCGCTCAGCGCGGAGGGGGGCTACATCCGCCAGGTGCTGCCCTTCACGCGCGACCTGGACCGCGTGTCCGAGGCGCTCTTCGGGCTCACCACGAACGGCGGCAGCGAGTACTGCGGCCAGGTCATCCAGCGCGCGACGCAGCAGCTCGCGTGGAGCACGCGCAAGGGCGACCTGAAGCTGCTCTACATCGCGGGCAACGAGCCCTTCAGCCAGGGGCCCGTGGCATGGAAGACGGCGGTGGCGGCGGCGAAGGAGCACGGGGTGCGCGTGAACACGCTGCACTGCGGAGACGCGGACGAGGGCGCGCGCACGGGCTGGAAGGAGGCGGCGCTCGCGGGTGGCGGGCGCTACCTCGCCTTCGACCACACGCGCGCGGTGGCGCAGGTGGCGGCGCCGCAGGACGCGGAGATTGCCCAGCTGGGTGAGGCGCTCAACCGCACCTACGTGGGCTACGGCGCGCAGGCGCCGGCGGCCGCAGCGCGCCAGGGCATGCAGGATGCGAACGCGAAGAGCGCGTCTCCGAGCGCCGCGGCCGAGCGCGCGGTGAGCAAGGCCTCGGGCGCGTACGACAACTCGAGCTGGGACCTGGTGGACCGCAAGCGCAAGGGAGAGTCGGTCGCGGCGGCAGCGCCCGTTGCACAGCTGCCCGCGGAGCTGCGCGCGCTCTCGGAGCCCGAGCGCGAGGCGTACGTGGAGAAGAAGTCGAAGGAGCGCGAGCAGCTGCAGCAGCGCATCGCGAAGCTCGCCGCCGAGCGCCAGGCCTTCCTCGCCGCGGAGGAGAAGAAGAGCGCCGCGGCCGGCGCCGCCACGCTCGACAGCGCCGTGCTCCAGAGCGCGAAGGCCGAGGCTGCGGAAGAGGGCTACGCGTTCTAG